The Argentina anserina chromosome 5, drPotAnse1.1, whole genome shotgun sequence genome includes the window ACTTGGGAGGTTCATTAAACGGTGTTTAAGTACATACATATTTGCTAGATTTAACAGTACGGGATCTAGAGCCCTTTGAAAAAACATGTATTGATCGTACCGAATTACAACGGAGCTATACTTGGCATGTGAACAGTCCAATTTTGTGCATTTAGAACACTGAAGCTAAGCCCTGCATGTGATCTATGACCTGATCGCATGGGATCCCTGTAGTAAGTTTAAAAGCCTTCATCGCTTTGGTTGTAGCTCCATCGTGCGTAGCCAGATCTTGCCCAGCTTTGATGTGCCTTTTGACAAACAGATATAAATCAACCCAAAATACAAAGATTGCTTCATAAAAATGTGGTAGACTTTTGATTGTAAATTGTGCAGTCCAGTTCCAATTAGGCATGTGTACCggctttcttcttcatcacccAAAGATCATACTTACCTTCATCATAGGTTAAAAATGCAGCCGAATTCTCCCATGTAAAGAGCTGTTCGCCATAATAGACTTTGTAACGAGGCGGCATTGGCATGTACTGGACTGCCTCATCATGCAGATTGAACGAGAAAACACGCCGAACAGATTTAGTCCATGCCAAGCAATACAATACTCCATTCGAAGAAATCGACTCTTCTGGTCTAATCTGATAATTCCCTGATGGTATACAGTTTTTAACTTCTCTGAGTTCTCTCCATGAATTTTCACTTCGGGTGAAGACTTGGGTTTGGTATGTAAACTTGTCATCAGCATCACGATCAATCCTTACTACTTTGTACTCTGCAGCATTGTTCATGCCGTTGTAGTTTGTGCATCCGAAATCCAACAGTGGTGGATCGAAAGTCTCCTTCTGACCCTTATAAGACAAGGGTCGTGGAAGATACCTATGCTTTCTTGTTGCTGGGTTCCACATGACGATTATTTCCTTCAGAGTTCTAAGCGGATGAAGGCAGACTAGACCATTGATGGATACGTTCAGGCAGATCTAAGTGCAACAATTGTGTGTCTTCTTTACCAAGCAATGATATCCCATGGTGTTTAGGATATTTAGTAAATCTGCTTTTGGAATTGTGACCAAAGAGTACAGCGCTTGAAGGTATTTTTGATGAATTGCAATGAAGCGAGAGCTTTTTATGAGAGCAGACCACTTTTGCGACACACTCATAAACCGAACTAGAGACTTGGTAGGTAATTGTGATTACTAGGTCTTCATTGTAGGCCAAGGAAGAGGATGCGCTTACGACTCCTTTTGCATTCATTCCCTTTGAAACTAAAAGTGTATGGGAGTTATACAAATTATACAAGCACGTCCTTTATATATGATTCAATCCCTATTCCTACTAGCAGCACAAGTATAGCATTTCCTTATGTAATAAGTAAATCCCAATTCTGATGGAAATAAAATCATCAATTACTCAATAAGCTCCTTGGTCAATTCAGTAAAATTCCTGGCATGCAGTCATAAAGTTTTGGACCAAATCTTGATGGTTCCAATAAGGTTCTCAGTGCATGTTAAAGGAGTACTAATAATCGCGCATAAGTCAGCAAATTTCAAGCGATAttcaaaataacaaataacCATAAGAGCAATTCCACATTGGAGAATCAGTAGAAATCTTAGAAACTTAATTCTAAAGACTTTTTTTATAGAACCATTTTACTCCCGGGTAGTTCACCTTATACACCTTAATGTTAGTCCTTACATAACTATGTCAAGCTACAAGAGTACTTAATTGATGACTAATCCAAGAGTACTACAGTGTAGAATAGTCGGTTAAAGATGCCTGCTGAACCATCGTTGCTGGTTATACCCTTCACTTGTTCGGTTCTACATCTATCTTCATGTTTCAAGCCATGTCAAGGTTCTTACTATCAAAAAATTTCTGGGAAGTTCACCAGCAGCTGGTGCAAGATACGTAATTGTCTTCCTTTCGAGGTTGATATCTGTGACATAGACAAACCCAGCAACATTACTCGAGATAATTTCATCTGGCTCCTTGGCGCATGAGATAGCTAGAAGTCCTAGAACCATATGGAGCAAATCACCGTTGATATTTACCAGAACTACTCTTGTAGGGTTAGCAGCAGGCTCGACACCAATTGGCAAAGCTGAACGAGGGGCCTTCTGGCTCCCTTATTCTGTGACTCATGGATTTTTGACGGAAATTTACATTCCTGGatacaactccccctgattttTGAAGTTTAACAACTTCCACGTTGGGCTTGTTCTTTAGCAAATCTCTGAGCATGCTACAAAGCTTTTCCTGACCCAAAACCAAGACAACATTGGCATTGAACGTGTCGATTGCATGAAGAAGCGACTCACAGCCGGCACCTTCAATCCATCCCATAGTGTTGATTACCAGGCCAGAAGCTTGAGATTCAGCACTACCAGTAAATTGTCTCTCTACCATTTGCGAAAGCTTCTTCACGAGCACTCTGTACAAATCCTCATTGCTCATCGGAGCAGTGTGCCCGTGGAAATAAACGAGGGGCATATAAAGAGGAACCCCTTCACCGGATCAATAGGCATTTCAATCAGAGTAGCCGCAATGCATCCTGGAATTGCTATAGCTCCTTGTCCAATATCCAAGTCGACAAAAGTAGGGTTCCATCCTTGTTTAGCTGCCCAACTAAGCAGCATTTTCTACAATGTACTTTTACCAGAATCCGGAGGTCCCACAACGATCACCCTCGGTCCCGGAAATAGGTAACCAAATCCTATCTTATTCATGCTTCTGATTTCTGAATTTATGGTATGGTCTACAACTCTACATGGTGCTCCTAAGAAATAAACGAAGTAAACCTTGGCTACAAGTTCTGTTTGTGACTGGAACACCGTAGTCGGAAACCATCATGATTTTGCAGAATCGAATCAACAACATCTTTCACAAACCCATAAAAGCAATCTCGGCAGGCCTTACGCATCAGATTGGATTTATGTGGCAGCTGAAGCTGCTCGGAGTGGTGGCATACTAAGCTTGGGAAGGAGTGGACGGCAGACTTGTGATGATGTTCTAAACCACATGCAGCCAAGACGGTATGTGTGGCAGCCCTCGCAATCTGTTTGAATGCGTCAACGCCTAAGCGTTGGTCTTTGCTTAGAAGCTTCAAGTTCATCTTGACAAGAGACTGGATCTCACTTTTGGCTTCATCATCAACTTTTCTTGCTCTGCTTTCCGCAGAGACCTCTTCTAAGTTTCCAGGAGAAGATGTACTGAGCTCTGATTTGCCacaaaatgaatttgaagttCCTTCCATAATTGAAGAAGCGGAACCGTTTTGCTCATTAACCATACTCAGTGCACCTTGATTTTTCCGTAATGAAGCAGGCTTATATATGTTCCTACGATGTGGAGGCATAAATAATCCTGGTGAAGAATTACTACATGAAATGCCTAGGATCGACTCTACTGCCTCCTGAGTTGTGACTGTAGATTGCCTTTCCTTACTTTTGTAGACCTTCTCCATTCCATGTCTTCCCTGATTCGAATCTCCACGTTGTTGGCTTTTCAATGTACTCAGACTTGAATTCACATCGCTTGCTTCTTCTGAAGCATATGCTTTCCAAGAAGAAAGCTTCAAGGCACTGCTGGTGTTTTCATGAACTTGTCGTTTCGACTTTGCCCTATCCATCATTTTCCATGCCTTGTCAATTGCACGCGAGCCACAACCAACTTGATTTTGCTGCTGCTGACAACCTGTGAAATATGAGTATTGTGGCTGACCTGATCTATCAGGATATGAATCTGCATTGGTTGGTTCCTTTGAAGAACTAGTTCTGCTTAAAGGAAGTTTTGAGAAATGCAACAACTGAGCCCCACTGCTATTCTTTTTATGTACACACTGTTTTGACTTTGCCTTTTCGAGCATTTTCCATGCCTTGTCAATATCATAGGGGTCACAAACACCTTGATTTTCCAGTTGCTGAAGActtggagaagatgaagattcTATTTGGCCTGATCTTTCATGAGACATCACACCATCACCTTGACTACTGCTGCACCCAGCTTTCGCTGATGAACTGGCAGGGAAGCTCAAGGCACCACTGCGGAAGCCACTCCAATTCTCACGAAGTGTGTGTATGCGAGTCTGCACATTTCGACACCTATCCAATGTTCTTGCCGCCGTTTCAGCTGATATGCCAACAACCCTTGGTGGGGCTTTTGCAGGCCTAGCAACTTCAGGGACAGCTGAAGTCTGATCTGGATTTGGACTAATTCTTCTAGGTCTTCCGACCGTTGAGCTATCCAAATCCCTCACAATATCGCGGGCCGACACAAAAGGCACAGGCACAGCTTCAGTTGGGATCACACCACATTCATCATCGGTACCATTGGCATTAGCAAGCTCAGGCCTAGAGACAATGCAGTCATTGCAAAACCAGTCACCTTCAGGCACAGTATAACCAAGCCCAACACAGTAAGTGTGCGCCGCTCCGTCGCATAGATCACATAgcaacataaaatgatcatctGCCATAGAACTACATACATTACACGCTACTTCTTCATAAGCATCAACATGCCCAGTTTTATCCCCCTGCAAATTAAAATTCAACACTCTAAGCCAACCAAattaacattaaaaaaaaagtaaacataacataaaaaaaaaatcacaaatccaaTTTAGCAATTAAAAAACCCAAATCAGAAAACACAAATTTGATACTGATAAAAATTGATGTTGAATTACTGACCTGATCTCGAACCGGGACCTTAACGAGGCGCTCTCGGATAAAGACGCCGACTTTTGGCGGCCGACGGATGGAATCGAACCGACGGCGGCACATTGGGCACCGCGACTCGGTTTTGGCCCATTCTTTGATGCACAAGAAGCAGAAGTAGTGGTCGCAGCAATCGATTTTGCCTCGGGCGGCTTTGCCGTCGTCCAAGAAGCAAATAGCGCAGCGCTCGGGTAGTGAATCATCGGATTCCGGTGGGCTTTGGGGCTGATTTGGATCCGGTAGGGATTCAATTTGGGGATTTAGGGTTTTCAGGCGTTTGTTTGGGGAAGAGGACGAGTCGTCTGTTTCACGCGCCATCGGGAGCTCAGTCATTCTCTCAATCTGCGCCAAAATCCAAATTGAGTTAGAGATATATAAGCAATGGGCTGGGCCTAGAATTTAACGCCCAATGAATGGGCAGAATACATGTCGCAATTCCTAAGTCAAACGAGAGAACagaaaacaaatttgtcgACTACCTCTATTTGCTTATTTTGTGtctatatttttaaattcattatattttttttaactcatatttagataataattgaAAATTAGACACATGTCatgaatttaaaaatatatacaaatgaattataatcGGCAAATTTATTTCCGAATAAAACGAATAACCAAACCATGCACAAAAGGAATCCCAAACTCAAACTTACATTTCAATTATACTGAAGCATTACTTCGAACATCTAGCATACAATTCTATGCTGTTTATCCTCAAGTATGGTGAATCAAACGTATGTTCTAATTTGTAGAAAGAAAAAGGTTCCATGAAAACGAGTTTCTCCTAGTTGGTGCTATCTCTGAAGATTTTTCAATACGCTAGGCATACCTTCATCGAGCACGTTTCCACTCAcctctttatttttatttttagagaACAACCCACTCATCTTCGGAGGATCGATGCAATGATGAAAATGTCTTCAAATTTGAATACACTGTTGAGTAGAGCCGCCACAAATAAATGGCCGACCATACTCATAGTCGTCATAGATCATAGTCTTGCATTAGTACATCATGTAGAATTTTATTCTATTTTCTCACAATGGGAGATCGAGGAGatgataaaaatgaaattccGATAGATTTCAACGGCGAATGATCGATCTGTCATCATCTACTACTATTGAATCAATAGATGATCGCAGAGGACTGATTAATCATTAAACtggtaaatctcactatgacattGTTCCTGATCAATATATGTTACATTCTAGAATAAAAATTTCCAGATATGTTGGAACTGTTGTGATCTATATACCAAATCCGATTCAGGATATATTCGACCcttaaaacatatataattcatcAATATATTTCGTAATAATTGCCCGTTAATCCTTAGTTATGAACTTATGATCATTTGCAGATTCTTTAGCTAATACACCTATAACAGATTGGTCAAAAATTAATTTCCCAGAATTTTCCTTTCCTGTGGCAAGTCACTCGATAACACAAAATCTACATCAGATATTTATATTTCCTTGACCAAAATAGAGAGTGATCGACAACGACACCCACCGAACATATAGGCCGATTGCTACTCGTCCACCATTAACGTGTATACACAAAGGGGTAACAACGAGAAACCATTTCACCAAATTCCGAACCTCGATCTTCCCGACTTCCCCAGCCTCTCTCTCAAATCCATTACATTATTTCACcaaccagaaaaaaaaaatacagtaAATCCGATCGTCACCAATCATGGCCCTCACCGCCAAAATCCACGTCCTGATCTTCCCCTACCCAGCACAAGGGCACATGCTCCCTCTCCTCGACCTAACCCACCAGCTCGCCACCCGCGGCGTCTCCATCACCATCCTCGTCACCCCCAAAAACCTCCCCATCCTAGACCCCATTCTCTCCGAGCACCCCTCTATCAAAACCCTGGTTCTTCCTTTCCCTCCTCACCCCTCCATCCCTCCGGGCCTCGAGAACGTTAAAGACCTTCCCATCCAAGCCTTCGTCTCCATGATGTGCGCCTTGCGTGAACTCCACCGCCCCATCGTTGACTGGTTCGGGTCCCACCCCGATCCTCCCGCTGCAATCATCTCCGACATGTTCCTCGGCTGGACACATCACCTCGCTGTCGAACTCGGGATTAAGAGGTTCGAGTTCTCGCCGTCCGGGGCTTTAGCGCTCTCCGTTATATACGGGTTGTGGTGGAGCATGCCTAAAAAAGATGACCCTAGTGATGAGAGTCAGGTAGTCTCGTTCCCGGAGATTCCGAACTGTCCGAAGTACCCCTGGTGGCAGCTCTCCACCGTGTACAGGTCGTACGTGGCGGGAGACCCTGTTTCGGAATTTATTAAAGAAGGGTTTTGGGGGAATATGAAGAGCTGGGGACTGGTTATAAACTCGTTCTCCGAGTTGGAGCGAGTTTATATCGAGCATTTGAGGAAGGTCTTGGGACACGACGACAGGGTTTGGGCCGTCGGGCCGTTGCTCCCTCCGGACAATGATCACCCCTCTGGGCCCGTACAGAGGGGCGGCTCCAGTACGGTTTCGGTGGAGGAGATTAAGTCGTGGCTGGACGAGCGGGAGGATCAAACGGTTGTTTACGTTTGCTTTGGGAGTCAGGCGGTGTTGACGAATGATCAGGTGAGAGAGTTGGCGTTAGGGCTGGAGAAGAGTGGGGTCAGTttcatcttgtgtgtgaagGAGCCCACCAAGGGAGGACACGTGTGCGCTGGCAGTTGCGCCACGCCGCGAGGGTTCGAAGATCGAGTGGCAGGAAGGGGGCTTGTGATCCGAGGGTGGGTCCCACAAGTGGCGATTTTGAGGCACCGGGCTGTCGGCGCGTTCTTGACACATTGCGGGTGGAACTCGGTGCTCGAAGGGGTTGTGGCGGGTGTGGCGTTGCTGTGTTGGCCGATGGGGGCCGACCAATTTAGCAACGCTACATTGTTGGTGGAACAATTGAAAGTAGGAATTAGGGTGTGTGAGGGTGGACAGACCGCACCCGATTCAAATGTGTTGTCACGAGCGGTGGCAGATTTGGTGAGTGAGCAGCATGCCGAGATCAGAAAACGGGTGAAGGCGCTGCGAGAAACGGCATTAGCCGCCGTGAAAGAAGGTGGAACTTCAGTAAAGGTACTGGACGAGTTGGTGGAACATTTAGCTACACTGTAACCATCTTAAAGTAATAATGTGCTATCCAAGCAAAATGGAATTTATTTTGAAGCAaaacttcattgttatttatGGAAGCAAAATGGAAATTGAAGGAAAACTTCATTCTCGTAACGGTATTATAGTTTTCGTTGATTTCCTTTTTTGTGATTATGCTCATCAATATTCGAAACTCGAAAGCACTCGACAAGGGACTGTACAACGTACGTACTACTGTTTCAGAGAATGTCATTCTAGCTACTTGTTCGTGAGAAAGAAAGGCAGTGAATGAATTAAGGGTCACAATCATTTTCACATCCAATGTGCATATTTTACATGCAAAATAAATCCTACCTTTAAAATCTTCACTCGCATATTCAGTACAGTGAAAATGAGAAACCTGTACCGTGTGTGTCTCTCATTAATTTGTACATGTAATTTGTGGGTCTAGCAAATAATAGAGGGAGAAGTACTCGTATATGAAGACCAAcaagaactatatatatgtcccTTAATTACGTACTGTAGATTGACTGATATGACTAAACACTCGGTTACCAACATTCGCACTAATTACTGTATGGATTAGTTTTGATTGATTAAAGTAGTACATAACCATCGAAGTTTTACaaaaataatacaaaaaacttaaaagatataagatcagtatatatatgaaatcgcTAACTACTCCGTACATACAACTAAGTATGATAGCGAGACCTACTTAAGTACGCACGTATGTCAAAATTCTTGATAATCATACGTAGCAAAACATTGAAGAACACGAGAGTCCAGTGTGAGACAAAAATTTCTGTAGTTTTCAACCAACTAGCTAATTGCTGCTTGCTGAGGACTACAGTGGCTAGCTGCTGACTGAGTTAATATTTAGTTATTCTTGGGCGGGTGAGGTCTTGGAACATGATAGTCGGCATTCAAAGGTATAAAATTACCGTCTATTTTCTCCTTCATACGACGATGAGTTTGAGGACGTCTTCTACGAGTGTTTCTTAATCTCTGTGTTTCTACATTGGTATCGATACTGTGTCTAACAGTAAGCGCAGAACCTGATGGAGTAGTAGTACTCGTGAATGATTGTCGTCCATTCAAGTATGCTACTTCTGGTTTTTCCATTCCCAAAAGCCTTTTAAACACCATCTTCCTCCCAAGTAATCTCCTGACTGAAACTAAATAAGTTTCCTGCAAATGAATCTATCACCATTAAATATCAACTCGTCGATGGATCGATTAGCTAattaataagtatatatagaaGTACTTGCAGATAGCtatcatatttgaaatcagcAACCTAGGAATGTTAATATAATCTACCTGTTGATTCAGATTCAGGGTGCCGACTCTCGGCACAGCTGCTAGTTTACTACTTCCATGACCGTCGGAAGCTAGTACTTCACTCGCATCTACAAATTAGAAGAAGTAATTTCAGATTGATATACAAATAACTAAGTACACCGGACAATGCATTAGTAGAAATTAGTATGTGCATTATGTGGATATAAACTCTTTGTGTGAAATATATAACACAACAATACAACGTACATGAAAGTACTAAAATCACACAGTAGTAATAAATCACTAACCACCACTACAACATGAAGTTACGCTACCAATAATTGGATCCGAGATTAACTGTCCACAAATACTTACAACAAACAATGACATGCAACTGATAATGCATGAATATGTATGTTGTTATGTAAAGTACCTTTACTGCTAGCTGAATGAGTTACACTCAGCAGGGGGAGCATCATTAGTACTAAGAAGGTGAGGATGATATTGAAGCTTGAGGACACCATCTTTgtgttgatatatatatatatgctcttCCTATATATATGAGCTCAAGCTATATATACCTATAGCTAGCAAGTTTAGCTTGAAATAGGGTAGAGGAATCAATACGTAAGGACACCCTCCCCCtctgtttatatatttatagagTCGATTGTCGATCCAAAAACCCAGGTCAAAGTTGCAGTTATCAACATCCCGTCCTTTTTATCCGTGTCTAGTTATAATACGTATGTTACGGCAGGCCAGTGTGATTACCTGGGGACAAGGGTCAAACACACAAACCCGAAACTCCAGCAAGTTCAAGAACCCAAGAACATTCAAATTGACGAGTTGAAAATGCGTGTTGTTAATCGTTGACTGGCCTCTCCGAATTTATAACAATTTGTCGAGCAAAAAGGGTTGTGTTCGCGTGGAATATGGAAGATATGCGCGGTGTTCAGCGCCTGTCGATCTGCCGCCATGCATGCAATCGCCAATGTCTACTTTTCTCTTGCATGGTTGCCGCATTTAGAAACCCTAGTTAATGTTTGATTCTGTCGTTCTGTTCTGAGtgaatatataataataactatgaaaagatgaagaagctTAGCTACAAGAAAAATTCCTGCTGCTACCACATACACACACACTGGCGGATCTTGGATCGCTAGATGGTTATTCAAGGGATACTTAAAGTTTTAAATggaagaagaataaaaaaatagtgagaatctaatttttattaattataacTAAAATAGGTACACCTAGTTAGTATAGAACGCAATGAGTCTAACTCCTCAAATGCATACAATATAAAATGttaaattaacaaaatttaaCTCTACAAATCGATAGTTTTTAAAAAACATGTGTATTTTCAGTTGATAGTTTAAATTTAACCAAATTAACTGAAATTTTGCTTATTCTTTGTTCATCCCCATAAACTCTTCTagttcccccccccccattaaaAGTCAATAGAAGTACATAACTCTAAAGGATTAAAATCccccaaaaaagaaagaaagtagcaaacaaaaatcaagtatCAACTTAACCCAAACTCATAATCAGAAGAACCAAGACAATTAAGCGAAGTAAAACTAAATTCAAAACTCAATTCATCACCTCATTCTCCTGAGATTGCTGAATAAAAACAAATTCCCCAAATTCCTAATTCGATCTAGGGAGTAATGTGCTCATATTATCCTATATTTCTATGTATCATATCCTTGGATTACATGTTTAGTTctctaatttatttttgatttatgttgttttaatgtatttatatgtttgtgttaaggagagaagaaaataagcTAAAATGAGCTGACAAAT containing:
- the LOC126794200 gene encoding uncharacterized protein LOC126794200 — protein: MARETDDSSSSPNKRLKTLNPQIESLPDPNQPQSPPESDDSLPERCAICFLDDGKAARGKIDCCDHYFCFLCIKEWAKTESRCPMCRRRFDSIRRPPKVGVFIRERLVKVPVRDQGDKTGHVDAYEEVACNVCSSMADDHFMLLCDLCDGAAHTYCVGLGYTVPEGDWFCNDCIVSRPELANANGTDDECGVIPTEAVPVPFVSARDIVRDLDSSTVGRPRRISPNPDQTSAVPEVARPAKAPPRVVGISAETAARTLDRCRNVQTRIHTLRENWSGFRSGALSFPASSSAKAGCSSSQGDGVMSHERSGQIESSSSPSLQQLENQGVCDPYDIDKAWKMLEKAKSKQCVHKKNSSGAQLLHFSKLPLSRTSSSKEPTNADSYPDRSGQPQYSYFTGCQQQQNQVGCGSRAIDKAWKMMDRAKSKRQVHENTSSALKLSSWKAYASEEASDVNSSLSTLKSQQRGDSNQGRHGMEKVYKSKERQSTVTTQEAVESILGISCSNSSPGLFMPPHRRNIYKPASLRKNQGALSMVNEQNGSASSIMEGTSNSFCGKSELSTSSPGNLEEVSAESRARKVDDEAKSEIQSLVKMNLKLLSKDQRLGVDAFKQIARAATHTVLAACGLEHHHKSAVHSFPSLVCHHSEQLQLPHKSNLMRKACRDCFYGFVKDVVDSILQNHDGFRLRCSSHKQNL
- the LOC126794977 gene encoding UDP-glycosyltransferase 89B2, with amino-acid sequence MALTAKIHVLIFPYPAQGHMLPLLDLTHQLATRGVSITILVTPKNLPILDPILSEHPSIKTLVLPFPPHPSIPPGLENVKDLPIQAFVSMMCALRELHRPIVDWFGSHPDPPAAIISDMFLGWTHHLAVELGIKRFEFSPSGALALSVIYGLWWSMPKKDDPSDESQVVSFPEIPNCPKYPWWQLSTVYRSYVAGDPVSEFIKEGFWGNMKSWGLVINSFSELERVYIEHLRKVLGHDDRVWAVGPLLPPDNDHPSGPVQRGGSSTVSVEEIKSWLDEREDQTVVYVCFGSQAVLTNDQVRELALGLEKSGVSFILCVKEPTKGGHVCAGSCATPRGFEDRVAGRGLVIRGWVPQVAILRHRAVGAFLTHCGWNSVLEGVVAGVALLCWPMGADQFSNATLLVEQLKVGIRVCEGGQTAPDSNVLSRAVADLVSEQHAEIRKRVKALRETALAAVKEGGTSVKVLDELVEHLATL